The sequence AATCTCAAGCTTTACTAAAAAGCAAAACTTAAACTGGTGCTCTGTCaacaatacaaaataaaaaaactcatgaTGAATATACACCATGAATATTTGTTTCAAATTTATGCAGCTTAATATTATCGGAGAGGTGACATGTGCAGTAAGGTGCTTAGTATCTCTTCCTCAAGACAATTTCTGCTTGTCTTTCTTGGAATCTTCTTCTTGACGTGCCATGGGTCTGTGGAAATGACAATGAAACACTCATGCCAATCAGTGCATTTGAAAGTACCATATatcataaagaaaaatgtgtAATCAATATAGTTACCTATGTACGCAGATAGTCCTTCATAAGATCTTGTAGGTCCTTTAACAATTAGTTTTAACAAACTCCCGTTATCAACATTAAGAAGACCAAACAATCTTAGCTCCCTTTCGCGGCTACGTACAAAAACCAATGCTTGGTAAACTTTAACCACACCCTTATAAACTGCCtccattgtaaaaaaatatgagatCGAACCACCAGTACATCTGTACCATGCCCTCAAAACTCTCACAAGCTGCAGTTTGGCATTCTAAAAGAGAAATGTAGAGTTCAAACAATTAAACATTAATACCAATGGCATTTATTTAGTTACTACATAAAATTACTCAATGGCAAGAGATTTAAAGACATGTACTGGGTTGTGTCAGAGCCACTACAGTCTTGCAATATCATAAGAGAATGGCTATTATATAAGTCTCCACAACAGTAGTCTAAATCCCACTTCAATGTACATGTGAAATGTGACTAAATCCCACCTCAATGTACATGTGAGATGTGACATGCTCATCAATAATCCTTATGAGACATTCAACAACACTATTTCAGATGCAACAGATAAGCCAATCATAACTTTGATAGAGATTATAAAATGCCTACTGATGAGTAGAATAGCATTCAGGATGATGGATTGGCATGCCAATCATAACTTTGGTAGAGATTATAAAATGCCTACTGATGAGTAGAATAGCATTCAAGATGATGGACTGGCATTATGGTATACCCTTGCATTTTTAACAAACTACAAACCAGAAAGGTTCAATCTGTGCAATGCACTATAATGTGGTCATGAGGCTCTAAGTATCAAGTGGATGGTAACAAAGGGAATCAATATGCGGTGGACTTAGACAAACACACATTCTCAGGAAGAATCGTATGATCAACGGAATCTCATAGCCACaaatattcttttatttatcaGACATTGGACTTTcaacaaacaatcaaaatctTCCTAATGCTGCTACTATCTTTCACTTGTGTACTTACATGAGCCACCTTTATGGGTTTAGGAGTTGCATAACTCTCACATACACCACCTTTCACATTTCTGAACACACTAATTTCAACTTCCGTAAGCCGCAGCTAAGCATCtcgaaagaataaaaaataaaacaattttaaatatttaggTCATTCAGATTGCAGATAACCATACATATGGATTGTTTTCGAGATAGATGGTAGTGGGCTTCTCTCCTCGACAGAGAAATAAACATGATACCAAACACTTAAAAACAAGCAAAATTAGGTTCTAGAAATAGCATTTTCAATTCTAAATGATTCAACCTCTAAAGCCCTCATTGTTCCTCTTTCCTCTAGCCTTCTCAAACTTCCTTCTCTTTGACCGGACATAAGGTTTGGTGTACTTTTGAGGTACACCGGGAGCTGGACCGAAGTGTTTCGCCGCTTCACATGCATTCGTTCGACCTCTGAGGAATCCAGATCCAAAATCAAACCCGtaaggtttttaaaaataaaaaaaaatacttgaactgtggaaacccaaaaataagaCGACAACAAACATAACTGATATGAATACCTGCGTTTTGGAGCAGTGGTTTCCTCTTTGTGTCCCGGGTTTGTGTATGAGAGATGAGGGAGGGCTAAGGGAGGCAGCATAGAGAGGTTTCCTTTTCGCATACCAAATGATAACTGCTCTCGAGCCTTAGCATATGCATCAAAAAAGTTGTCTGTTTCAagcaaaaaattcaattcattcatCAATATGCAACATTCTCACATTTTCGGGTTTGTCATCCACAAGAACTACGTCATATGCATAATTAGGAATATCATTAGCAGACTaacccaaccccaccaactccgcatttttttttccaaggatgatctatgagtaaagacttgaaaaatcaacaataaaagaaaaacccttaATAGTCACTGAAATTAGTAGCATAGGATGAGGTGGCTAAAGGGCAACATCAATGGCTAATAGCTAACAGCCACAGTTATTGGTGACCATTGTGATATTAGACACTAATAGTACCTCTAGCCATTCTGTACAACTGATGTCAGTGGCTACTAatgctttttcttttagtgacGGTTTGTATAGTTAAACTACACTAACAAGTGAGTCCTCGAATGATCACATTACTAATACTAAATTCTTAAGGATATTGTGAAAGCAGCATGCCATAATTATAGTACCTAGGTGATAATATAATCTTATAGGTTTTTTATTATCAACGAGAAGACAAAAGTCTTCCAACCACAAGTCATCCCTGGAACTAAGTGACACTGTTACTTCGAAATATCTCATCACATCGGCATCAACTGCCTCCAGCAGTAGATCATAGTAAGAATCATATCGTGGCAAGCCAACATGTTTCCTTGCTAACACCCTCAACACTCTCACAGACTGCAGTTGGATATTCTACAAGAGATACCAAATCATTAGACATATATCAAACGTGTCAATAATAATCCACAAAACCATTAGCAATAAAGAAGCTCTTCTTAGGAAAGACTAAATCTTGCATATATTGTAGTAATGCATCTGtactaaagaaaaaagggtaaaaaaaatgaaaccctTTTCTTCCTCAACTCTTCGATGGCGAAACGAGCAGGTCCTAGTCCTCCAAAATCCAAATGACGATAAAGTGGCTGTGAATTGAATCATGAGTCTATCAACACttgatatttgaattgaattgcaATGAAAGTGAAGGCAATAACATAATTAATATACACACGCATGACGCACCTCTTTCATAAGCGATCCAAGAAGAAAAGGGTTGCTTTTTTGATCCGCTTTGTTTCGATCATGGACGACCCCATAATAATCAAAAGGGTGATGAGGAGAGGAACAAACAGTAGGAGAACTCCCAACCATGATATGTCTTCCATTGTCGGGAATAAATCTACTCCTACCCAGCTTTCCAAGCACAGAACGAACAGCCATAACCTGGGCATCAATGAAATCACACTAATTAATAAGCCATACATATAGCTAAAAAATCtaataatacaaataatatgAAAAACCCCAATCTTTTTGGGTGTTGGAGGTGTTTTTGGTCAACTATGCACAACCTACAGACATGTTATCTATACTGGTTTGAATTCAAAGAAGGAAGGATGGTTGCAAGGTGAACCTTACCCTTTGGATGAAATTCAAATCATACGGACCAAACGACAAACGCAGCCATTGCACAATAGGCAAAGGTTTAAACTTTAGCaatagaaattgaaattggttGAAAAAATATCATGATCTTGAAGCAGATTGCATCCTCTGTCTTTGCGACAAATGAAGGTATCATCATCAATTTAGCCAAAAAGCTCCAAACTTTATAACAACAAAGCCatggaattgaattgaaatgaattAGAAGAGTATCGAAAGATTTACCCTTTAGATTGAGATGAGATCTCTTTCTCTGcgatgatgataatgatgatgatggatCAGCAACAACAGTTTTGCTTCTTCGCAATCTGAGATCGTCCACGAATATGAAAAACCCCAATCTTTTTGGGTGTTGGAGGTGTTTTTGGTCAACTGGCATGCACAACCTACAGACATGTTATCTATACTGGTTTAAATTCAAAGAAGGAAGGATGGTTGCAAGGTGAACCTTACCCTTTGGATGAAATTCAAATCATACGGACCAAACGACAAACGCAGCCATTGCGCAATAGGCAAAGGTTTAAACTTTAGCaatagaaattgaaattggttgaaaaaaaatcatgatcTTGAAGCAGATTGCATCCTCTGTCTCTGCGACAAATGAAGGTATCATCATCAATTTAGCCAAAAAGCTCCAAACTTTATAACAACAAAGCCATGGAACTGAATTGAAAGGAATAAGAAGAGTATCGAAAGATTTACCCTTTAGATTGAGATGAGATCTCTTTCTCTGCGATaatgataatgatgatgatgtatCAGCAACAACAGTTTTGTTTCTTCGCAATCTGAGATCGTCCACGAATCTGAAAAGCCCCAATCTTGGATGTTGGAGGTGTTTTTGGTCATCTGGCGTTGGGGGTCAGGTGTCGATGAAACATAACTCTTGTTGAAGAGTCGGTTTGGGATTTCATTAGGGTTCTATACTGACAGACACGTGTGTTGACTATTTTACTTTTGGTCGTGTACTCGAGTACTTAATGAATGGGCCCCAAGGAAAcagcgctctctctctctctctctctctctctctctcaaatctcTCAATCCATGTCTATGGGTCAGTGGATTTTAAGTTATACTCACACGGCCTTTTACTTTTTACTATCCTCACTActactttcttctttttttattttttccgaatCTCCACAACTACCATACTAACTATACAGtaactcttttttt comes from Prunus dulcis chromosome 6, ALMONDv2, whole genome shotgun sequence and encodes:
- the LOC117629894 gene encoding uncharacterized protein LOC117629894 isoform X1 yields the protein MAVRSVLGKLGRSRFIPDNGRHIMVGSSPTVCSSPHHPFDYYGVVHDRNKADQKSNPFLLGSLMKEPLYRHLDFGGLGPARFAIEELRKKRNIQLQSVRVLRVLARKHVGLPRYDSYYDLLLEAVDADVMRYFEVTVSLSSRDDLWLEDFCLLVDNKKPIRLYYHLDNFFDAYAKAREQLSFGMRKGNLSMLPPLALPHLSYTNPGHKEETTAPKRRGRTNACEAAKHFGPAPGVPQKYTKPYVRSKRRKFEKARGKRNNEGFRECQTAACESFEGMVQMYWWFDLIFFYNGGSL
- the LOC117629894 gene encoding uncharacterized protein LOC117629894 isoform X2, producing MAVRSVLGKLGRSRFIPDNGRHIMVGSSPTVCSSPHHPFDYYGVVHDRNKADQKSNPFLLGSLMKENIQLQSVRVLRVLARKHVGLPRYDSYYDLLLEAVDADVMRYFEVTVSLSSRDDLWLEDFCLLVDNKKPIRLYYHLDNFFDAYAKAREQLSFGMRKGNLSMLPPLALPHLSYTNPGHKEETTAPKRRGRTNACEAAKHFGPAPGVPQKYTKPYVRSKRRKFEKARGKRNNEGFRECQTAACESFEGMVQMYWWFDLIFFYNGGSL